The genomic segment gGCAGTATTACTTAAACTTAAGGCTCAAAGCACCAGGGTTTTcctagaaaaatattcagattttatttcgTGGTTTTAAAGGCTGTACGTTAACGATGGTAAGAAATAAATGCATGCTGTCTTCTTTTCAATCTACTGTCAGCTGCTatgctctctctctcctctggtctcagtgtgttatgagacagataatctgtggaaaaatcaAGCTCTTCTGATCCCGCTGCGCGCGCGCGTGATGCTTCGTTAGAaccctctcctccctcccttcGCTTCTACTACGTCTCCTTGATTGCAGCAGGAAAATgaagcaacacagaaacatttgcaGTTCATTCGTGATTCGAGCAGCAGGTTTAGGACGCTGCACGAGAGGCGAACCTCTGAGCTCCGACGCCATTGGGTGGAGGGAAGCTGGGATGCGCTTTCTGAGCAGATTGTCGCCTGGCTGTGTGGACGCCCTCTGAAAATGGTGTAGGCTATAATAATAATCCCGGCGCAGGCAGGCCGCTTCTGCTCCATGGCGATGAGTGACGGAAGGGAAAATTGGGCTTTTTCTTCTTACACCGGACGCTTCTGAGATGAGGGataaaaagaggaggaagaagaaattgGCGTTTGATTTTTAGGTTCGGATTACAGCACATCGAGATGGATTCTATTTAGGAGTAggtttatattattattattgttattattatttatgatttcCACTCAAACCCTTTTGGGTGGGGGCGAGCAGGAGCGATGATTTGATGCGGGAGATACGCAACATTCATGGCGAACACAACAGAGTTCGGGGAGAGCAGCGCGTCCTTCCACAGCTATGCATCCACGGCCTCTGCGGTCAAGCTGGCCTCCCTGGGGCTCATCATGGGCGCGAGTCTGCTGGGCAACGCGTCgctgtctctgctgctgctgaaggacAGTTCACTGCACAAGGCTCCCTACTACTTCTTGCTGGACCTGTGTCTGGCCGACGTGCTGCGCTCGGCCGTCTGCTTCCCCTTTGTGATGGCGTCTATCGGAGCCGGTTCCGATTGGCCGTATGGCGCGCTCAGCTGCAAAATTGTCGCCTTCATGTCGGTGCTCTTCTGCTTCCACGTCGCCTTCCTGCTCTTCTGCGTCAGCGTCACCCGCTATATGGCGATCGCCCATCACCGCTTCTACTCCAAGCGCATGAACCTGTGCACGTGCGTGGCGGTCATCTGCATGGTGTGGACCCTCTCCGTGGCCATGGCCTTCCCGCCAGTGTTCGACGTGGGCACCTACAAGTTCGTGCCCGAGGAGGAGCAGTGCACGTTCGAGCACCGCTACGTCAAGTCCAACGACACTCTGGGCTTCATGCTGATGCTCGTGGTCATCGTGGGCACCACACACGTGGTTTACGTGAAGATGCTGTGCTTCGTTTACGACCACCGCAAGATGAAGCCAGCCCAATTGGTGCCGGCCATCAGCCAGAACTGGACCTTCCATGGGCCCGGAGCCACCGGGCAAGCTGCAGCCAATTGGATCGCTGGCTTCGGGCGTGGGCCGACGCCGCCCACGCTGGTGGGCATCCGGCAGGCGTCGCACCCTGGCAATAGGAGGCTGCTGGTGCTGGACGAGTTTAAGACGGAGAAGCGCATCGGGAAGATGTACTTCCTGATCACGCTGGCCTTCCTCGTTCTGTGGGCGCCTTACATTAGCGCATGCTACTTGAGGATATTCGTGCGCGGGGCTCCCATCCCGGAGCTCCACCTGACAGCCGCGGTGTGGATGAGCTTCGCCCAGGCGGGGGCCAACCCCATCATCAGCTTCATGTTCAATAAGGAGCTGCGGGTTAGACTCAGAGCCTGCTTTTCCTGCTGCCTGGGAACACAGACACCCATGGAGCCATACTGCATCATATGAACCCTCTAGGCCCCGCTCCCCAAATATACAGCCAAAGACTGACATTtatgcactgtaaaaactgCTGACTCAAAATGAACCGGATGTGTGTAAGTTTGCTCAAACAGGGACTTTGTTTGGGTTATTTAACCAGCTtacactgataaaaacaaactggtaGGGTTTAACTAATCAAAGTGGTctgtatacattttatttgggaAGATTTTAATCTAAAGTCTATAAGTTTCATAcgtaaaatgcaaataaatttaattCTACAAGTTTTGAACATGCTTAAAAATTCTCTCAGATAAATAAGGTTCATGTCGGTAAGCTGTCTTTTTACTCCCAAGTTAAAAAGAAACGGTTTGTAATTATGACACCATGTTATTAATATGAAATAGGTACATAACAGGAGTGTGACAACTTTATGGGAAAACCacaattttttgttaatgtttacaAAATGCACTTGAAAGAATCTGATCAGTGTAGAAAAGTCCAATCCAGGTTTGATAACTCCAGTTATTTGAGACTTTTGTCAAAATAGTGGATTCTAAcagtgaaaaagtttgaaaatgtttccttttgttttttcaccgatgtgacatttttacaaatgtcCAACTGGTCAGGTTCAGATTTCACCATTCTACATATTTTAGGGCTTTTTCTCACTTATTTTCTTAAGTTTTGTCCAAATCAGTTGAGTTTCTTTGCTTGTGACTTTCTCCTTTTGTTCAGTTTCTCCGTGAAAGTGAAAAGTGAGAACCAGTCTGAATATTGGTCAGTTGTGTCTGAAATGTAAACACAGGAAGCATATTCTGTGTGCTGAGGTTATAGAGAATACAGATAATTTAATCATATCAGTAGTGTGTTTCTGGgtatttcagaaaaatcaaGGCCCTGATTTTTTGGGGGCAGcccaaagatttttctttttaaaaaatacatgctTTGCAAACATTGCACTTGATACAAAACTCACAAACTGCTACCAGGAGAGTTGTACTGATGTTTTTggagtttttattaatataaacaaTATTCAAGTGTTTGAAAAGGGAATTTAGTAGATTTCTTTGGAAACAGCATGAAAATATTGGCAGGGGATGTATTAAACCGACCATGCATCAATCCAAACCTGCTCATTTGTAGGACTATGTATTAAAGTTCTGTAATTTGCATTAGTGAAACAATTTTTCTGTTGTGAATAGATCACCAAAACTGGCTCCAGCCCAGGGCCCACATCCTTGTAAATCCAACCCTGtctacaaaataattttgagaaGACATCTTGAAAATTGCATACAGTTCtatgctttatgaaaaaaaatgtttagccAATTTTTATTACTCTTACACATCACACACAGTGTGCAGCTCAAACCTGGCTATGGGAAGCTGTTTGACTCAAATTTGCAGTGTACACCTGATATCCGTGTTGCATTGAGATCGGATCACATTCAGACCATAAATTAACTGTTCTGGAGTTCATTTGAAACAGTACTGAGAGCGCCTCCTCCAAAACAGTCCTGGTACAGTTGTTTCATTGTCAACAATATGTTCACATCTACCCAGACAAACTCCACAGGGTGGAAAGAACCATAGTTTGTCTTAGATGAAGTTCGTCTTAACTGGTATGAAAACACCCTTAAATTTAGAATCACAAGCACACAAATTAAGTTCAGGTTCCTTAAAAACCTTTTACTTTTAGGACTAATCGAAAGCTCTGAAGAAGATGCTAGTTTTTACATTGTGAATTATTGTTTGCCAGAGTCGGTATTCTCAcaatttttacaaatcaattttattttgtttgtcactATAACAAAATCTGACTGTTTAAGCACCTTGGCTTGAAATTTCTTTACATGCAAAATGGAAGTGGTAAGAGGTATAATATGAATGATAGTCACAACATCTAGGTAAGAATTATTAAATGAAGCAAATTGCCCCACAGTCTATGgataacaaaattaataaacaaaaccaagaataGGTCACAATCTGACCAAATGAAataacagaattaaaaaatgacattaacaTTTTGCTTCTATATACTGACTTGGTTCTCAATCAAAGTATGAATCTTGTACTTAGCTACATTAGCTTGCAGCAACTACTTAGCAGCTAAAAGGTTAATGTTAGCTTAAGGAAACAAACTAGATCTCTAGTGCGACACACCAACCACACAGTTGGTTGGCGTGTCAATAACCCGCCAACCAactgaaattaatattattataccATGTAACTTTACcatcttaacattttttatttcatgctgGAGAAGAAGCTCGGTGACATCTCATTAGGTCgttcaaaatgtacaaaatggtGAAGAATGATGCTGTTCATTCTGCTCTCTTTGCCAACACAAACAGTGGGTTTTTGGAGTTTTTTGCctgatgtttgattttaaaaaactactCAAGTTTTGTCCCAGCAGCATAAAACCAAcatctgaataataaaaaaaataacccagCAGTTCTTGTGTGTGTAGCTTAGCTGTTATAGAACGTGTTCTCAATATGCCCTAAACACAGGAAAGGATGGACTGTGAAAATGATGGGGAAGGCAAActcacttttagtttttatacatttttatttctggacAAACCTTTTACTCATATTAATCCTAAAACGTTTATTATACTGTATACTAACTCTacactttaactttaaaattcaGCTTAGCAATGAAGGTAGCAACAAAGGACCTGTATGACGCAACATTATGTCGAAGGACACCATGAGTTAATTAGAATTTTCTGCATGTAGACTAGGTGATGTTTCAGGACAAGTGTTCCTTGGCTGGATTTTGATTTGCTCCACAGCAACACATGCCACTGTCTTTTGGCTACATTCTGAAATGATTTCCCATGACTTGAAACAAGTCATGGGACTTGTTTCAAGTCATTGAGCCAACTTCTCGAGAGCCTAGGAGATGCTAACAGTTgtaatttaatgttatttattttttcttttctgtccctTGTGgactttgtaatgtttttgaaaGTAGAGGAACAAGCAATATTAATTTTTTCAGCGGTTAATACAAATCTACAGAGTTTTTAAGATAGTTTTAAAAAGCTATCTGCTACAACTTGAGGGCAGCTCTGTGGCGCCAACTTTGTCATCTGtgacaggttttattttacatttgaatacCCAACATAAGATGTAGAGCTCGTTTTTTTGTGAATGAATGCAATACCAATAACTGCTGTAAATACTGTAAATCCCTGTCACCATTTTTTTCTAACCTTATTTCAAGCTGTTAGTTTAAATATGTTGTATATTCCGTCATCTAATCTTTGTGTAGAGCAAAGTTTTCAAACTCGCTTTGAAAATACTTAGCAAACTCTTTCATCAGTTGCATCAAGAGACTGGTTGATTTACACTGGTTGCAATCGGATACACACTCCAGTCAGCGTCCCTTTTTCCATGGATGTGTCTGGGACTCTGAACAATTTGGTGCTTTGAAAACAACTTTGCATTTCCTagcaaataaatagaaaatatacaaTTCTTGGGCTCTGTTGTCAACTGTGTTTGAAGTCGTTCTGAACAGTTTCTGTATATTGTATGGTCTTTATTCGTTCATCAGCTGACTGTCCCTAAATCATtcataaatgaaaaatactaaaaagaaatattgaaataagGGGTAATTATTAAACTATTTAGCTTTAATTTCTATTGACATGCCAACTTAGATGCATCTTGATTCCAAGAATGTATTGATTAATTTACTATGTTCTATTTTTAAGAATGAGCTTGATTTTGTGTGGATTTACCACTAAAATCGCCATGACAATTTTAGCCATAAAATTCTCCATGTGCTGGAGACTCATGAGATGTGAGTCTCCAGTACATGGAGAAAGGATAAAGGCCCTTTTTTCGGGGCCAAAAAACTTGAGAGAAATTCCTAGGAATCAAGGTCTGTTTGTCTTCAACAACTGTTATTGTTGCTACAGCGACTAGGGCTAAAATAGAAGATTAAGAGGAGAAATCTGAGTTACAGAACAAACCTGGGAGGGTAATGATACTTTCAGTTTATCATCTCCCTAAGATTAGGAGCTTTGACTGTGGCCCAcatttctgattggttgaataTTCACCCCAAGTCTAATTTCTTCAACTGTTCAGTGTTTTGTGAACTTTTAATTGAAAACCAAGAGCAATTTGTATCATTTATAAACAATGTTCAGTCCGTTTTCACACCAacacagatttttcaaaaatacagattttccaCAGAGTTtggaaattcaacaaaaaacaaggaattAAAATGTTCGACTTTTCAAACATAGAAATTTCCATGGTTTCTATCAATCTAAAACTTTCTGAATCTTTGGGGAGAAATTTAGTCTTCCTTTATTTCTATCTACAATTACAAAGCCCTGTAGGggacatgagaaaaaaaaatcttcttttgaGTTCCCTCGCAACACTTTTGCTCTTTAACTAATCAGTACATCATTATGAGAAAACTCAAAAccttttgcgaggtaacgcaaaagcaTTGCAAGGTaatgtaaaagaagaaaaaatgtccatgtcccctagagggctccatatacaatggccctaatatgcTGACatatgggggaatttttctaCCATAAttcaagagcacacattttcagtttgaaagcaggacttcatgtctgtCTTCTCAAAACTTATCatgcttgtactcaaaacttttgctctctttcaaatattcactgttCTTTCTCAAACGTTTCTCCTCAGGCTCAAAACTTGTCTATGCTTGGATCAAATCTCCTCTTGCAAACCTCTCTGCTTgcttacaaaacattttctgctggtGCTTGGAACAAAAGATCACtgtcgcctggcaacctctcagccaatagaatgaaagtgttatACTAGATgcatttgtttccttctagtgggtgtgcctgtgtggctactattgATCTC from the Xiphophorus maculatus strain JP 163 A chromosome 20, X_maculatus-5.0-male, whole genome shotgun sequence genome contains:
- the LOC102217226 gene encoding probable G-protein coupled receptor 173, whose translation is MANTTEFGESSASFHSYASTASAVKLASLGLIMGASLLGNASLSLLLLKDSSLHKAPYYFLLDLCLADVLRSAVCFPFVMASIGAGSDWPYGALSCKIVAFMSVLFCFHVAFLLFCVSVTRYMAIAHHRFYSKRMNLCTCVAVICMVWTLSVAMAFPPVFDVGTYKFVPEEEQCTFEHRYVKSNDTLGFMLMLVVIVGTTHVVYVKMLCFVYDHRKMKPAQLVPAISQNWTFHGPGATGQAAANWIAGFGRGPTPPTLVGIRQASHPGNRRLLVLDEFKTEKRIGKMYFLITLAFLVLWAPYISACYLRIFVRGAPIPELHLTAAVWMSFAQAGANPIISFMFNKELRVRLRACFSCCLGTQTPMEPYCII